GTGAAGCCGGTGATCAGTTCCATCATCGCCAAGCTTACAGACGTTGACCTTAAAAATTACCTGACTGCTACGTCAGTTTCCCTGGGAGGTTCATTGAACCTCAGTGGGGGGATCAATGGACAGCTCGGGCTTACAGACGACAGCAACAGCCCAAGCATAGCAGGTGTCAGCGGTTCAGCCCTCAATATTTCCGGCACCATGAACATGGGAATCGCAGGGGGAATCATGAACGGCAAAACCATGCTCAACGACATGACAGGCGCGTCGCAGGACAAATACTGGGTGTCCCTGACTGGCGGCCTGAGCGGGGAGTTTTCAGTCTTGAAACTTTCTGCATTGCTGGGACAGATAAGCTTCACTCCCTCTTTCCAGCCAGACGAATCCGGGTCATTGGATCTTAGTCTGGTTTTTCGGTTCGATGCGAACATGAAAGCCAAAGGAGCGAGCCTTATAATCACCCCTGGATTCAAGCTGCATGACAATCTCAATCATCCCTTCATCAAAGCCTTGATTGAAGAAGCAAAAAAAACAGGGGCTGCGGAAGGAGATTATGCTGAGCTGATGAATGTCCTGGCAGTGAAGCAGACATACGTATTCCTGCTGGATCTCAAGCTCTGCAGGGAATTTTTCGGAGAAGCCCTGTCTTTTTCCGAGAGCTTGCTGCATCAGGCGAATCTCCAGAACGGCGACACTGTCAACACTAAGGTAAAGGGTATGTTCGGAATGGTGCAGAACGCGATGAAAAAGATTTCCGGGAAAAAAGTTCCTTACAGTTTATGGACTGAACTCAGGCTGTCAGAATTCAACCCGAATCTTTCCCTTAACGTGAGCCTGGGCATCAATCTCAACCTGGGGGTAAGCACATCCTTTCTCAAGACCAAGTCTTTTATGCAGGACAGCGGAAACCTGCGTGATTTCAAACTGAATCTGGAACAGCATTATGATTACACCAGGGAGCTCGCCAGATTCAACCGCAATCCGAAGGTGATCATCAATAAGCTCCTGGAGTTGATCAAGGAGGAAGTCCTGAATTCCAAGGCCTATGTATACAGCAGGGAGGATGACGGCTCCCTCATGATTGTCCAGCTGGAACAGAATGACAGCGTGAATCTGATCTATATCTCCCCTGACGGGCAGACATCCCTGGAAACAAAAAAGGGTGAAGAAGCAACGAACCTGTGGAAGAAAGTAAGGCAGTCGGTTGGCAGGGAGTCCCAGTATCTATATCAGAATGGTCCTGAAGTGATAGATTTGGTAGGTAAATCTCTGGAAGGCATCTTGCAGAAATAAAGTTTGAATTGATCCAGAAAACATCTGACCTCATCCGGACTGGAAAGCCGATATCCGGCTTTAGTAGGCCTGTCGTTCTCAGCCACAAGTATCCCATAGCCAATCCCTGCTACAGCCTCAAAAGCCGGTTCGTCAGCCAGGCCATCTCCTATGAAAATACAGGCATTAGTCTCCTCTGAAAATCCGAAAATATCCATCAACCAGGTAACAGCTTTCCCCTTGTCCCATTCCTCTGGCAGGATTTCGCCTGAGGTGCTGCCAAAGAGCAGCAGATGATTCGAAGCTGCATGCATCACTTCCACGATTTTATTCCTTACTGCTTCGTCTGCGACAGATCCGTAATGCAGCACTATGTCGTAAATTCTGTCTTCAATCACCAGATCTGGAATATTTCCCAG
The sequence above is drawn from the Candidatus Wallbacteria bacterium genome and encodes:
- the otsB gene encoding trehalose-phosphatase, whose product is MNLQDTLFASILADKRKFVFFLDYDGTLSPIETKPPAMIQPLMKQVLEVIMKDFQVIILSGRSQEDLRNLIGIENLFYAGNYGIELSGPQGFSRVNQAAEKIIPWTSGMLFSLRQKLGNIPDLVIEDRIYDIVLHYGSVADEAVRNKIVEVMHAASNHLLLFGSTSGEILPEEWDKGKAVTWLMDIFGFSEETNACIFIGDGLADEPAFEAVAGIGYGILVAENDRPTKAGYRLSSPDEVRCFLDQFKLYFCKMPSRDLPTKSITSGPF